One genomic segment of Actinoplanes ianthinogenes includes these proteins:
- a CDS encoding rhomboid family intramembrane serine protease has protein sequence MSWAPETRGDAAAKFGTEAFYASLGRAFVTMCAIIPILFLIEALDVAVGAGTLDVAGGIKPWHLDGLDGVLFSPFLHAGWDHLYGNAVPLILVGTFALAGGARRFIWSTLTIMLISGVGVWLIGDPGTVVVGASGVIFGYLGLLVGRGLVEHSWWNLAVAAFIGLLYWYQVYNILPTDRAVSWQGHLLGLIGGFVAAFLFRRR, from the coding sequence ATGAGTTGGGCCCCCGAGACGCGTGGCGACGCCGCGGCGAAGTTCGGCACCGAGGCTTTCTACGCCTCCCTGGGTCGCGCGTTCGTCACCATGTGCGCGATCATCCCGATCCTGTTCCTCATCGAGGCGCTCGACGTGGCCGTCGGCGCCGGCACCCTGGACGTGGCCGGCGGCATCAAGCCCTGGCACCTGGACGGCCTGGACGGCGTGCTGTTCAGCCCGTTCCTGCACGCCGGCTGGGACCATCTGTACGGCAACGCGGTGCCGCTCATCCTGGTCGGCACGTTCGCGCTGGCCGGCGGCGCGCGCCGGTTCATCTGGTCGACGCTGACCATCATGCTGATCAGCGGCGTCGGCGTCTGGCTGATCGGCGACCCGGGCACCGTGGTGGTCGGCGCCAGCGGCGTCATCTTCGGTTACCTCGGCCTGCTCGTCGGCCGCGGCCTGGTCGAGCACAGCTGGTGGAACCTGGCGGTCGCCGCCTTCATCGGACTGCTCTACTGGTACCAGGTCTACAACATCCTCCCGACCGACCGCGCCGTCTCCTGGCAGGGCCACCTGCTCGGCCTGATCGGCGGCTTCGTGGCGGCCTTCCTGTTCCGGCGGCGCTGA